A genomic stretch from Cydia amplana chromosome 1, ilCydAmpl1.1, whole genome shotgun sequence includes:
- the LOC134647878 gene encoding serine/threonine-protein kinase 40-like — MDQDKSEGSSNAPNPGKRPRPFLLQPCPKIARLSMYDKPSTNCQKSPRTSVPKKNKLSYDISDVPASGTPVPEKRVRKAGPYLLGPKLGPSPVKSIVQCLARKEKTDDFYQIKILTLRHEDQAETQDDRQGKMLLHTEYSLLSLLKDQDGVIHHHGLFKDYALEEAPSYLGSNRAYKGSGSGRIYTGRVRERLFLVLDCVNAHQFSEKGSELINLQQYVTKVKKVPEKEALLIFYDIVRVVANMHKRNVVHRDLKLGNIVLNQRTGRITITNFCLGTHLGSDRDLLKDQRGSPAYISPDVLMCKPYLGKPSDMWALGVVLYTMLYGQFPFCDTSLAQLFSRIQAASYNIPPDGNSVQVSDSTVFLIQRLLVKDPKHRLLADEVLDQLSSIIASSVIVPSVPDDLQVVPEVVLEEDRVKEKPDEIKALTPVPDHCAERVQTASEDVGVYCVPLPDFLALNFPSSSQASAQTQTGDVASPAQGQRHVTVQRIGRDARPLNHSEIARYQHMFTNNQSRERTEPPRQNFVPESRPENSRLRALAQRIPRLNPIVASTSGQSTSGTSTDFRVIPWSERSRLQFDRSLDQDYVLRLPLLELARLPHHTANRILNPPPVHTVNLESVMNNPRPPADNNEFDYN, encoded by the exons ATGGATCAAGATAAATCCGAAGGCAGTTCAAACGCACCAAACCCTGGAAAGAGGCCACGGCCGTTTTTATTACAGCCATGTCCAAAGATCGCTCGATTGTCCATGTACGACAAACCATCAACCAATTGCCAGAAAAGTCCTAGGACCAGTGTGCCAAAGAAGAATAAACTTTCATATGATATTAGTGATGTCCCAGCCTCTGGCACTCCCGTGCCAGAGAAACGTGTTCGTAAGGCTGGGCCGTATCTTTTAGGGCCTAAACTGGGTCCGAGTCCTGTGAAAAGTATAGTTCAATGTTTGGCTAGAAAAGAAAAGACTGATgatttttatcaaataaaaattTTGACTTTACGCCATGAGGATCAAGCTGAGACACAGGATGACAGGCAGGGGAAGATGCTACTGCACACTGAGTATTCTTTATTGTCACTATTGAAGGATCAAGATGGAGTGATACATCACCATGGACtatttaag GATTATGCTTTAGAGGAAGCTCCCAGTTATTTGGGATCTAACCGAGCATACAAAGGCAGCGGATCTGGCCGTATCTACACTGGGCGTGTCCGGGAGCGGCTCTTTCTAGTACTTGACTGTGTAAATGCTCACCAGTTTAGTGAGAAAGGTAGTGAGCTGATCAATCTCCAGCAATATGTTACAAAAGTCAAGAAGGTTCCAGAAAAGGAGGCACTGTTGATCTTCTATGATATTGTGAGGGTTGTTGCTAATATGCATAAG AGAAATGTTGTGCACCGGGATCTGAAGCTGGGCAACATTGTGTTGAACCAGAGAACTGGCCGCATCACCATCACAAACTTCTGCCTCGGGACTCACCTGGGCAGTGACAGGGACTTATTAAAAGATCAAAGAG GGTCCCCAGCCTACATATCACCAGATGTCCTAATGTGCAAGCCATACCTTGGCAAGCCATCAGACATGTGGGCGTTGGGGGTTGTGTTATACACCATGTTGTATGGCCAGTTTCCATTCTGCGACACAAGTCTCGCGCAGCTGTTTAGTAGGATACAGGCGGCCAGTTATAATATACCGCC CGATGGTAACTCTGTTCAAGTTTCGGACAGCACGGTGTTCCTTATCCAGAGGTTGCTGGTGAAAGACCCGAAACACAGACTGTTGGCAGATGAG GTGCTAGATCAGCTATCGAGTATCATAGCTAGCTCGGTGATAGTCCCGAGCGTCCCCGACGACCTGCAGGTGGTGCCCGAGGTCGTGCTGGAGGAAGACAGGGTCAAAGAGAAACCTGACGAGATTAAGGCGCTCACTCCGGTGCCGGACCACTGTGCGGAGAGAGTGCAGACTGCTAGT GAGGACGTCGGCGTATACTGCGTCCCCCTGCCGGACTTCCTAGCTCTGAACTTCCCAAGTTCGAGTCAGGCGAGTGCGCAGACGCAGACTGGCGACGTGGCGTCGCCCGCGCAGGGCCAGCGCCATGTCACCGTGCAGCGGATAGGCCGGGACGCGAGGCCTCTCAACCACTCGGAAATTGccag GTACCAACACATGTTCACGAACAACCAATCTAGAGAGCGCACTGAACCGCCCCGGCAGAACTTTGTCCCCGAATCTCGGCCAGAGAACTCCAGGCTCCGAGCTTTAGCCCAAAGGATCCCCCGGCTCAACCCCATAGTCGCCAGCACCTCCGGACAGTCTACTTCGGGCACTTCTACTGACTTTCGGGTCATCCCATGGTCCGAAAGATCTAGGTTACAATTTGATAGATCACTAGACCAAGACTATGTTCTAAGGTTACCGCTTCTGGAACTGGCTAGATTGCCGCACCACACCGCAAACAGGATCCTGAACCCGCCGCCGGTGCATACGGTGAATTTAGAGTCGGTTATGAACAACCCGAGACCGCCTGCTGATAATAACGAGTTTGATtataattag
- the LOC134647882 gene encoding AFG3-like protein 2, whose product MWKGLRLTQTQLSKLQFNGHKIQPVSVAALDSVLNQWYRFCEKPPKGFEKYFQPGTSQKQQKKPDKDDSPAPSKSSPPPSRPSSSRDDKWNMNMFSNTGPGSSGGRGSYEGGDREKWMMFGAMGVVTLLVSIAYFELRYREISWRDFVNQYLNKGLVEKLEVINKKWVRVKLQPGAALENKVIWFAIGSVDSFERNLENAQIEMNVDPPNFISVIYKTEVEASSLTGMLPTLLIIGFLIYMMRRSADMMGRGGRKGGGLFGGVMESTAKLINPTDIGVKFQDVAGCEEAKIEIMEFVNFLKNPQQYLDLGAKIPKGALLTGPPGTGKTLLAKATAGEANVPFLTVSGSEFLEMFVGVGPSRVRDMFAMARKHAPCILFIDEIDAVGRKRGGRSFGGHSEQENTLNQLLVEMDGFNTTTNVVVLAATNRVDILDKALLRPGRFDRQIFVPAPDIKGRASIFKVHLQPLKTTINKENLARKMAALTPGFTGADIANVCNEAALIAARELAHNITLKNFEQAIERVVAGMEKKSNVLQPEERKIVAYHEAGHAVAGWFLQHADPLLKVSIIPRGKGLGYAQYLPKEQYLYSKEQLFDRMCMTLGGRVSEELFFGRITTGAQDDLKKITQSAYAQIVHYGMNPKVGNVSFEMPQPGEMVIDKPYSEKTAELIDGEVRVLIDSAHKHTTTLLTQHKENIIKVAERLLKQEILSRDDMIELLGPRPFPEKSTYEEFVEGTGSLDEDTTLPEGLKDWNKDKPTVPAPESIKESKTSTSTATSPSKN is encoded by the exons ATGTGGAAAGGGCTCAGGTTAACCCAAACTCAGTTATCAAAATTGCAATTCAATGGCCATAAAATTCAACCAGTCAGCGTTGCGGCACTGGATTCCGTTCTGAATCAGTGGTACAGATTTTGTGAGAAACCTCCTAAGGGCTTTGAAAAATATTTCCAACCTGGAACAAGTCAAAAGCAACAGAAAAAGCCGGACAAAGATGACAGCCCAGCGCCGTCAAAAAGCTCACCCCCGCCATCCAGACCAAGCTCGTCAAGAGATGACAAATGGAATATGAACATGTTTTCAAACACAGGCCCTGGTAGTAGTGGAGGTCGCGGCTCCTACGAAGGTGGCGACAGGGAAAAATGGATGATGTTCGGTGCAATGGGTGTCGTAACCTTACTCGTCTCGATAGCCTACTTCGAACTTAGATATAGAGAAATAAGTTGGAGAGATTTCGTTAATCAGTATCTGAATAAGGGACTCGTGGAAAAGCTTGAAGTGATTAATAAAAAATGGGTAAGAGTGAAGTTACAACCGGGAGCAGCGCTCGAGAACAAGGTTATCTGGTTTGCTATTGGCAGTGTGGATTCCTTTGAGAGAAACTTGGAAAACGCACAAATTGAAATGAATGTTGATCCACCAAATTTTATTTCTGTGATTTATAAAACCGAAGTGGAAGCATCTAGTTTAACTGGCATGTTGCCTACTCTGCTCATAATTGGGTTCTTAATTTACATGATGCGCCGCTCGGCCGACATGATGGGCCGTGGAGGCCGCAAAGGTGGTGGCCTCTTTGGAGGAGTGATGGAATCAACTGCAAAACTAATAAATCCAACTGACATTGGTGTAAAATTCCAAGATGTTGCTGGCTGTGAGGAAGCCAAGATTGAGATTATGGAGTTTGTCAATTTTCTCAAGAACCCTCAGCAGTACCTAGATTTGGGAGCCAAGATACCCAAAGGTGCTCTACTCACTGGGCCCCCAGGCACTGGTAAAACTCTGCTGGCGAAAGCAACTGCTGGGGAAGCAAATGTCCCATTCCTCACAGTTTCTGGATCTGAGTTCCTGGAGATGTTTGTTGGTGTTGGTCCTTCGAGAGTTAGAGACATGTTTGCAATGGCTCGTAAACATGCCccttgcattttattcattgatGAAATTGATGCAGTGGGTAGAAAGAGGGGTGGACGCAGCTTTGGAGGCCATTCAGAACAGGAGAACACTCTTAACCAACTGCTGGTAGAAATGGATGGGTTCAACACTACCACTAATGTTGTTGTTCTAGCAGCCACTAACAGGGTCGACATCCTCGATAAAGCCTTGTTGCGACCAGGGAGATTTGACAGACAAATATTTGTACCAGCACCAGATATTAAGGGCAGGGCCTCCATTTTCAAAGTACATCTTCAACCATTAAAGACTACCATAAACAAGGAGAACCTAGCACGAAAAATGGCTGCATTAACTCCAG GTTTCACTGGTGCAGACATAGCAAATGTGTGCAATGAGGCTGCCCTGATAGCTGCCAGAGAGCTGGCGCACAACATCACCCTGAAGAACTTTGAACAAGCTATTGAGAGGGTGGTGGCTGGCATGGAAAAGAAATCGAATGTACTACAGCCGGAAGAAAGAAAGATAGTTGCATACCATGAGGCAGGACATGCTGTTGCCGGCTGGTTCCTGCAGCATGCAGACCCTTTGCTTAAGGTCTCTATCATTCCAAGGGGAAAGGGTCTTGGGTATGCCCAGTATTTGCCAAAAGAACAATACCTTTACAGCAAGGAACAACTGTTTGACAGAATGTGTATGACTCTAGGTGGAAGAGTTAGTGAAGAGCTGTTCTTTGGTAGAATCACCACAGGAGCACAAGATGACTTAAAAAAGATAACTCAGAGTGCCTATGCCCAAATAGTTCACTATGGCATGAACCCTAAAGTTGGTAATGTATCATTTGAAATGCCACAGCCAGGTGAAATGGTCATAGATAAGCCCTATTCAGAGAAAACGGCTGAACTGATTGATGGTGAAGTCAGAGTATTAATTGATTCAGCACATAAGCACACAACAACCTTATTGACTCAGCATAAGGAGAACATCATAAAAGTAGCAGAAAGGTTGCTAAAGCAAGAGATTTTGAGTAGAGATGATATGATTGAGTTACTTGGACCTAGGCCTTTCCCAGAAAAGAGCACCTACGAGGAGTTTGTCGAAGGCACAGGATCTTTAGACGAGGACACCACATTGCCAGAGGGACTTAAAGATTGGAACAAAGACAAACCAACTGTACCAGCCCCAGAAAGTATAAAAGAATCCAAAACGAGTACTAGTACTGCCACTAGTCCAAGTAAAAACTAG
- the LOC134647892 gene encoding transcription initiation factor TFIID subunit 3-like, which produces MSEAYAREILRRNVAQICQTIGWNGINSTPLDILMHVLEKYIHTLGTQANRYAEQFNRTEPNLHDLGLVFRDLNVHLPELAEYTRSVPPVPPPVPVEKFPRPKDSNLNFLKPGSHEVVTRPMHVHEHLPPMYPEKERDTPIVADTIEIRQNGIDTVETFSTTCTSPEISVTDSPKKSKDIFKRPIDPVSLPNSKRPRLRLDEEERTREISSVMMTMSGFLSPAREGKLPEARPPTVISEKHYDKNKTNSHHSNIAKPPTLEKADKKSKKNKQLNGKIMKSKRKDKTHKGESSKSRDSSKSDKYPPGYPIKSKDVHPTHHNHVTMPAPRVAPPHKPPLLHSPSPSPGPSPRPLLPPPMPAPVVEPVRPVIKEEPIDIPPPPPPPVVNKHFVVGEEAIPVPRKIPIHKSPLVSSSMPTHKQPISNTFLRDVDIKKEIIDEEEKLASQPDRSKINIFKRISNKSKEDKNAPEVVTDKTQSESMISKMQNSAHDNPSESVIHDNVRVKSENAIVNNNDSSALDLSKDMDLRANEVISIDDDSMEASPMGHKFIPLDLRPGLSINKSLQAPYPKDIASVSPKINKKEKKHKEKKDKAAEKAAKLEAKLIKKQQQQLAYEMARAEKQKMKLSNMKLPKSSRPKNDSKLPQMHSGFPFFPAMPSGRGLMPGPGLIPNSNFIPGGDFLALANNPALRGLPPPGLLQNAFLGRGGPGLIPGPGFLPGALGHGMNPLMPLGNFPHSSRSSSSKIPPMLRRPSLEVIPVDNDEDRSTHKSPMSRDKERHDKHKSPTIPNILQKHKTKSHKEHKSNMYKMPPIQPDITIELNPPKVDPVRQEPPRQPPPPARVASPVPAPAPPPQPEPRPRPIETTSSVVHEVSQERTFEKPEKKKDKSHKKEKKDKDGIKIKKKKDKKDKIKDKSEKKKDKEERQEGKEKIKKEKKDKKKEKTADGLVPKLTLKLNSSNSNSPMPPSSPDIFKLNIKPVVKKEHEESSPLKEEPVSREHSRSPELAQISALVTGPPKQKQSKHNHLSEVDGPGSPPPSSSSPTRKNRPPSSHTKYKRILFKPLSKKGHVELDDEGASASEEATAAPPMSMDKPPSGPLPTPFYMDEQGNKIWVCPACGRPDNGSSMIGCDGCDGWYHWVCVGITVEPGATEDWFCKSCLAKREAMVLAGVASGKKRGRKPKGEKNQRL; this is translated from the coding sequence ATGTCAGAGGCGTACGCCCGTGAGATACTGCGAAGGAATGTTGCGCAAATATGCCAAACTATTGGTTGGAATGGTATAAACTCAACACCACTGGATATTCTGATGCATGTGCTTGAAAAGTACATCCATACACTTGGGACACAAGCCAACAGATATGCTGAGCAATTTAATAGGACTGAACCAAATTTACATGACCTAGGATTAGTATTTCGTGATCTAAACGTACATTTGCCCGAATTAGCAGAGTATACGCGCAGTGTTCCACCTGTGCCACCACCAGTCCCTGTTGAGAAGTTCCCGAGACCAAAAGATTctaatttgaattttttgaaaccTGGCAGTCATGAAGTTGTCACTAGGCCAATGCATGTCCATGAACATCTTCCTCCCATGTACCCTGAAAAAGAACGGGATACCCCTATTGTGGCAGACACCATTGAAATCCGTCAAAATGGCATTGACACAGTTGAAACTTTTAGTACAACATGCACCAGCCCGGAAATATCAGTCACAGATAGTCCAAAGAAGTCTAAAGATATTTTCAAAAGACCAATTGACCCTGTCTCATTACCTAACAGTAAAAGGCCAAGATTACGGTTGGATGAGGAAGAGCGGACAAGAGAAATCAGTAGTGTCATGATGACTATGTCAGGCTTCCTATCTCCAGCCAGAGAAGGAAAACTTCCGGAAGCTAGGCCTCCCACTGTTATATCAGAGAAACACtatgacaaaaataaaacaaactcaCATCATTCAAATATTGCAAAACCACCAACACTGGAAAAAGCTGATAAAAAGTCTAAGAAGAATAAACAGTTAAATGGAAAAATTATGAAAAGTAAAAGGAAAGACAAGACTCATAAAGGTGAGAGTAGTAAATCTAGAGATAGTAGTAAATCAGATAAATATCCTCCTGGATACCCAATAAAAAGTAAAGATGTCCATCCAACACATCATAATCATGTGACAATGCCAGCGCCAAGAGTGGCACCGCCTCATAAGCCACCTCTGCTGCACAGTCCAAGTCCTAGCCCAGGCCCTAGCCCAAGACCGTTGCTGCCACCACCAATGCCTGCCCCTGTTGTGGAGCCTGTCCGACCAGTCATAAAAGAGGAACCAATTGACATAcctccaccaccaccaccaccagtaGTCAACAAACATTTTGTAGTAGGTGAAGAGGCAATTCCAGTACCAAGGAAAATACCCATTCATAAATCACCCCTTGTTTCAAGTTCTATGCCAACCCACAAACAGCCAATATCAAATACTTTCTTACGTGATGTAGACATTAAAAAAGAAATCATTGATGAGGAAGAAAAATTGGCTTCCCAACCTGACAGATcaaaaatcaatatttttaaaagaatATCGAACAAATCTAAAGAAGATAAAAACGCTCCAGAGGTTGTAACTGATAAAACACAGTCTGAAAGTATGATCTCAAAGATGCAGAATTCTGCACATGATAACCCAAGTGAAAGTGTTATCCATGATAATGTTAGGGTTAAATCTGAAAATGCAATTGTGAACAATAATGATAGTAGTGCGTTAGATTTGTCTAAAGATATGGACCTTAGAGCTAATGAAGTGATTAGCATTGATGATGATTCAATGGAAGCAAGTCCAATGGGTCACAAATTTATACCTCTAGATCTGCGTCCAGGTTTATCAATTAATAAATCCCTTCAAGCACCATATCCCAAAGATATAGCTAGTGTCAGtcctaaaattaataaaaaagaaaagaaacacaaagaaaaaaaagataAGGCGGCTGAAAAAGCAGCAAAACTAGAAgcaaaattaataaagaaacaaCAACAGCAGTTAGCATATGAAATGGCTAGAGCAGAGAAGCAGAAAATGAAATTAAGCAATATGAAATTACCAAAATCGAGTAGGCCAAAGAATGATTCAAAATTGCCACAAATGCATTCTGGGTTTCCATTCTTTCCAGCCATGCCTTCAGGTAGGGGCTTGATGCCTGGCCCAGGGTTAATACCAAACTCTAACTTCATACCGGGAGGTGATTTTCTCGCTTTAGCTAATAACCCAGCGTTAAGGGGTCTGCCACCCCCAGGATTACTACAAAACGCATTTTTAGGTCGCGGAGGTCCAGGTTTAATTCCTGGACCTGGTTTTCTGCCTGGTGCTCTTGGTCATGGCATGAATCCGCTCATGCCCTTAGGCAATTTCCCCCACTCCTCGCGTTCTTCTTCGAGTAAGATTCCTCCCATGTTGCGGCGTCCTAGCTTAGAAGTAATTCCTGTAGACAACGACGAAGATAGAAGTACGCATAAGTCTCCAATGTCTCGCGACAAGGAGAGACACGATAAGCACAAGTCACCAACCATTCCAAATATTCTTCagaaacataaaacaaaatcacataaAGAACACAAGTCTAATATGTATAAAATGCCCCCTATACAACCTGATATTACGATAGAGTTAAATCCTCCTAAAGTAGATCCGGTGAGGCAAGAGCCGCCGAGACAGCCCCCCCCGCCTGCGCGAGTTGCCTCACCcgtgccggcgccggcgccgccgccgcagccgGAGCCGCGGCCAAGACCAATAGAAACAACGAGCAGTGTTGTTCACGAGGTTTCGCAAGAACGAACCTTTGAGAAACCAGAAAAGAAAAAGGACAAGTCacataaaaaagaaaagaaagataAAGATGGTATCAAAATTAAGAAAAAGAAAGATAAAAAGGACAAAATTAAGGATAAAAGCGAAAAGAAAAAGGATAAAGAGGAGAGACAGGAGGGtaaagaaaaaattaaaaaagaaaagaaagataagaaaaaagaaAAGACTGCCGACGGCTTGGTACCTAAACTGACTCTAAAGCTCAATTCATCTAACTCGAATTCACCCATGCCGCCGAGCTCTCCCGACATTTTCAAACTTAACATCAAACCGGTGGTTAAAAAGGAGCACGAAGAAAGCTCACCTCTCAAAGAGGAGCCCGTTTCGCGGGAACACAGTCGGTCTCCGGAACTTGCGCAAATATCAGCGCTCGTGACAGGACCACCGAAGCAGAAGCAATCAAAGCACAACCACCTCAGCGAAGTGGACGGTCCGGGATCGCCGCCGCCATCCAGCAGCTCCCCCACGCGGAAAAACCGGCCCCCCTCGAGTCACACAAAGTATAAGCGAATACTGTTCAAGCCATTGTCAAAGAAGGGTCATGTGGAACTCGACGACGAGGGAGCTTCTGCGTCAGAAGAGGCTACGGCTGCTCCGCCGATGTCGATGGATAAGCCGCCTAGCGGGCCGTTACCGACGCCGTTCTACATGGACGAGCAAGGGAACAAAATCTGGGTCTGTCCGGCTTGCGGAAGACCCGACAATGGCTCATCAATGATAGGCTGCGACGGCTGCGATGGCTGGTACCACTGGGTGTGCGTGGGCATCACGGTGGAGCCGGGTGCGACGGAGGACTGGTTCTGCAAGTCGTGCCTTGCGAAACGAGAGGCCATGGTGCTTGCGGGCGTCGCCTCCGGCAAGAAACGCGGACGTAAACCAAAAGGAGAAAAAAATCAGAGACTGTAA
- the LOC134648302 gene encoding general transcription factor IIH subunit 1: MTTSSEDVLLSVGYVRYKKGDGTLYVMNQRLAWMLENRDTVAVSHKYADIKTQKISPAGKPKVQLQVVLHDGTCSTFHFVNPAGPEAQAKDRDQVKGLLVNLLPKFKRQIDGELEMKSRLLSLHPTLKHLYEDLVISKVINSEEYWNTPTLKHYTESNNIKQEAGVSGAFLADIQPQTDGCNGLKYNLTQDIIDAIFKTYPAVRKKHIDYVPNKMTEAEFWTKFFQSHYFHRDRIASSSSKDLFGECAKLDDHAIASAMRHTTLDLTVDLPKFSEPIPLLPTEDDAPVEKDKGDSTSIHRNMIKRFNQHSIMVLKASQKTNSSSSDSNSKTTNNNNKVVENGVKETNGTAEKRPADEKNASEPVDKRRRILEKIHYEDLEDSNRNEDAQELKLSKIERYLLGPSSQVNQSSSSTNHPPPLSALASICQAWSSGQQCARPIRVGAAGCVAALGELSPGGALMRQHHAAAMAQLIPADVKSELNRLYLSAGELLRELWRCFPAPATPAQEADSARAEKFYEALLRFRNVKLRPFEEKMLHDLTPLATSLTKHINQMIDVACTKYALWQQRQAKLR, encoded by the exons ATGACAACGTCTTCTGAAGACGTTTTGTTGAGTGTAGGCTACGTACGATATAAGAAGGGTGACGGTACCTTGTATGTGATGAATCAGAGGTTGGCATGGATGCTGGAAAATAGAGACACTGTTGCTGTATCGCACAAATATGCTGATATTAAAA caCAAAAGATATCACCAGCTGGTAAGCCTAAAGTGCAACTGCAAGTGGTGCTCCATGATGGAACATGTTCCACATTCCACTTCGTCAACCCTGCAGGCCCAGAGGCGCAGGCTAAGGACCGGGACCAGGTGAAAGGCTTGCTGGTGAATCTGTTACCTAAGTTTAAGAGGCAAATTGATGGAGAACTAGAGATGAAGTCCAG GCTCTTGTCTCTTCATCCAACTCTGAAGCATTTATATGAAGACTTAGTAATATCAAAAGTGATTAATAGTGAAGAGTATTGGAACACACCCACTTTGAAACATTATACTGAATCTAATAATATTAAGCAGGAGGCGG GTGTCTCTGGAGCTTTTCTAGCCGACATCCAGCCCCAAACAGATGGCTGCAATGGCCTCAAATATAATCTCACACAGGATATAATAGACgctattttcaaaacataccctGCTGTCAGAAAGAAACATATAGACTATGTGCCCAACAAGATGACTGAAGCGGAATTCTGGACCAAATTCTTTCAATCTCATTATTTTCACAG AGACCGCATAGCATCATCTTCTAGCAAAGATTTATTTGGAGAATGTGCAAAACTAGACGACCACGCCATTGCCTCAGCTATGAGACACACCACACTGGACCTCACG GTGGATCTGCCTAAATTCTCGGAGCCTATTCCTCTCTTACCGACGGAAGACGACGCCCCCGTTGAGAAAGACAAAGGCGACAGCACGTCCATACATAGGAATATGATCAAACGGTTCAACCAACATTCTATTATG GTGCTCAAAGCTAGTCAAAAAACAAATTCTAGTAGTAGTGATAGCAATAGTAAAACTacaaacaataacaacaaagtgGTAGAAAATGGGGTTAAAGAAACGAATGGCACCGCTGAGAAGAGGCCAGCTGATGAAAAAAATGCTTCAGAGCCCGTGGACAAGAGAAGAAGGATATTAGAAAAGATACATTATGAGGATCTAGAAGATTCAAATAGGAATGAAGATGCACAGGAACTGAAATTATCCAAG ATTGAAAGGTATTTATTAGGACCGTCGTCGCAAGTGAACCAATCAAGTTCGAGTACGAATCACCCACCGCCTTTGTCCGCTCTAGCTTCAATATGTcag GCGTGGTCGAGCGGGCAGCAGTGCGCGCGGCCGATCCGCGTCGGCGCGGCGGGCTGCGTGGCCGCGCTCGGCGAGCTCAGCCCCGGCGGCGCGCTCATGCGGCAGCACCACGCCGCCGCCATGGCGC AACTGATCCCGGCCGACGTGAAATCCGAGCTGAACCGGCTGTACCTGTCCGCGGGGGAGCTGCTCCGCGAGCTGTGGCGCTGCTTCCCCGCGCCCGCCACGCCCGCGCAGGAGGCGGACAGCGCGCGCGCAGAGAAGTTCTACGAGGCGCTGCTGCGCTTCAGGAACGTCAAGCTGAGGCCGTTCGag GAGAAAATGCTTCACGACCTGACACCACTAGCAACATCACTTACGAAACACATCAACCAAATGATAGACGTGGCCTGTACGAAGTACGCGCTTTGGCAGCAAAGGCAAGCCAAACTTCGGTAG